One genomic segment of Synchiropus splendidus isolate RoL2022-P1 chromosome 16, RoL_Sspl_1.0, whole genome shotgun sequence includes these proteins:
- the lrrc9 gene encoding leucine-rich repeat-containing protein 9 isoform X3: MQTLSEEKVNAKRKDRSNDDILKELLHANGICYEKLGQEGGSISSLEIFFSGFPRIVGLSFFPNLCRLTIVGQEVKVIEGLKVCPLLEELWVVQCHLTEISGLHDSLQLKKLYLYENIISEIKNLDMLTNLEVLWLNNNQIRHIEGLKTLVRLKDLNLADNKISTIGHSLVPNINLQNLNLSGNKIRSFKELIMLTRLPNLTELLLKYPTSPPNPVCLLSNYTTHVLYHLPQLLHLDTYDVSSKEAKEAAESTVMKKIMYYNMRVHAAERSLEEMRLRLLEKKKTMSKVPEERIRVLTHCLKNLERELCRKSGNKDEGQRDRNDSNSSESLSRKILRKMDNLKERLVLWTRRMTENEEWFRREMVLATNMLRYTVKFLVMELENVGNILLEEGCSSDPWFTTCDELLLSRFTHLDYRPLGIVGIKTKRVVRVQNRDLRLRFEEKLHTVVTGGDAAHLMQNYRRRLEYLLHVPEAEPNKEMDTVLQIIEEGFKSAQDYQALGKEAAVPLSNSLFVTDKPRMDHALRQAWKNPTDPVAFKHGLVIFSKVFLGQSQPVRDSQPVNKANYPLAESVYRNVDSKQKNGLSKDAAKCLFDTPVTLIRRRHWFIFDHELVLPEYIVYFEYITEAQEQSDSLSGFVRLDKEVLNMDPVLKSQPKLSGLDEKILLHISGANLLSQIVVLNLHSCGLSSLKEISSLTALQRLTLSFNEFTHLKDLAHMTTLEFLDASYNHLETLEGMKGLMKLKELDVRWNQLSNAKKDASALRRHAPALAKLDTRYNSWIKIHPALKSPKSVRMTILGHLVNLTHLDDMPVTESESTTAAQIAAGFEINQAALLSHSRVDKGRPRRLSLLSTAQLLCTLCPSPWDVKNLEPDWPVKITALNLDNQRISKIMNLNRLINLRWASFNDNLISKVEGLEFCRKLEELFLNNNCISSLDGLPKLPLLSKLCVDGNQLSSLDTSALEQMPSILLLSVDNNCITSLHGVHRARSLLELYAGNNQISTSRDVHSLKQGLRCLSILDLHGNPLIQKLENYRMYVIFHLPSIKALDGCAVDETEVKSSKAIFQGRLNTDMVVEQLGHSNYGSLSELSLQSCSIRLVDLTPAEVFVNLVSINLDHNSLTSFSGLIYLPSVKVLSLNYNHVESILPVQKSSRHLLYSKVNSSGYGQRSNSRGNRKAGPSDALEPLMSSLELLSLTHNGIANMANLQLSRLTNLKSLFLQDNQIRQVEGLEGLHQLQELVLERNWIKTVARNAFSSLDSLVELRLAENRLRELNHLQPLTELRKLHLDANKLQDSTEIDKLEVLPSLTELSLIGNPMSRYYLHRPVTVLRLNKLEVLDGKTISLEERSRAELLRVELPQDEQEERQPSQPGSKRQMYK; the protein is encoded by the exons ATGCAGACGCTTTCTGAGGAGAAAGTCAACGCCAAGAGAAAGGACCGGAGCAATGACGACATTCTTAAAGAGCTG CTCCACGCCAATGGAATCTGCTATGAGAAGCTCGGCCAGGAGGGCGGCAGCATTAGCTCTCTGGAGATCTTCTTCTCCGGCTTCCCCCGAATCGTCGGCCTGTCCTTCTTCCCCAACCTGTGTCGGCTCACCATCGTGGGCCAGGAAGTCAAAGTCATCGAGGGTCTGAAGgtttgccccctgctggaggagcTCTGGGTGGTCCAGTGTCACTTGACT GAGATCTCTGGCCTTCACGATTCACTGCAGCTGAAGAAACTCTACCTCTATGAAAACATCATCAGTGAAATCAAGAACTTGGACATGTTGACCAACCTGGAGGTTCTGTGGCTCAACAATAACCAGATCAGACACATCGAG GGGTTGAAGACACTTGTGCGACTGAAAGATCTGAATCTGGCTGACAACAAAATCTCCACCATTG GTCACAGCCTCGTCCCCAACATCAACCTTCAGAACCTCAATCTGTCCGGCAACAAGATCCGTTCCTTCAAG GAGCTGATCATGCTGACTCGTCTCCCTAACCTGACCGAGCTCTTGCTCAAGTACCCCACGTCGCCCCCCAACCCCGTCTGCCTGCTGTCCAACTACACCACCCACGTGCTCTACCACCTGCCGCAGCTGCTGCACCTGGACACCTACGACGTCTCTAGCAAGGAAGCCAAGGAGGCGGCCGAG TCAACAGTGATGAAGAAGATAATGTACTACAACATGCGGGTTCACGCTGCTGAGAGAAGTCTGGAGGAGATGCGGCTCAGgctgctggagaagaagaagaccatgTCCAAGGTGCCTGAGGAACGAATTAGGGTCCTCACTCACTGCCTGAAAAAT CTAGAGCGGGAGCTCTGCAGGAAATCTGGCAACAAAGACGAAGGTCAGCGAGACAGGAACGACTCCAACAGCAGCGAGAGCCTCTCCAGGAAGATCCTGCGGAAGATGGACAACCTGAAGGAACGGCTGGTGCTATGGACGCGGAGGATGACCGA GAATGAAGAGTGGTTCAGGCGGGAGATGGTGCTTGCCACCAACATGCTGAGGTACACGGTGAAGTTCCTGGTGATGGAGCTGGAGAACGTCGGGAATATTCTCCTGGAGGAGGGATGCTCCTCTGACCCGTG GTTCACCACCTGTGACGAACTGCTGCTCTCCCGCTTCACTCACCTGGACTACAGGCCTCTCGGCATCGTCGGCATCAAAACCAAGAGGGTGGTCCGAGTCCAGAACCGCGACCTGCGACTTCGCTTTGAGGAAAAGCTCCACACGGTGGTCACCGGTGGTGACGCCGCCCACCTgatgca GAACTACCGGCGGCGCCTGGAGTACCTGCTGCATGTGCCGGAAGCCGAGCCCAACAAGGAGATGGACACTGTTCTGCAAATCATCGAGGAAGGGTTCAAGAGTGCTCAGGACTATCAG GCTTTAGGAAAAGAAGCTGCCGTTCCTTTGTCCAACAGTCTGTTTGTGACCGACAAACCCAGGATGGACCACGCGCTGCGCCAGGCCTGGAAGAACCCTACTGACCCGGTGGCCTTCAAACACG GTCTGGTCATCTTCTCCAAAGTGTTCCTGGGCCAGAGCCAGCCGGTGCGAGACAGCCAGCCGGTGAACAAGGCCAACTACCCTCTGGCCGAGTCGGTGTACCGGAACGTGGACTCCAAGCAGAAGAACGGTTTGAGTAAAG ACGCGGCCAAATGTCTCTTTGACACCCCGGTCACCCTCATCAGACGACGGCACTGGTTCATCTTCGACCACGAGCTGGTCCTCCCCGAGTACATCGTCTACTTTGAGTACATCACAGAG GCCCAGGAACAGTCCGACAGCCTCTCTGGCTTTGTGCGCCTGGACAAAGAAGTCCTCAACATGGATCCGGTTCTGAAATCGCAGCCCAAGCTGTCGGGTCTCGACGAGAAAATTCTCCTTCACATCAGCGGAGCGAACCTCCTGAGTCAGATCGTG GTTCTGAACCTCCACAGCTGTGGGCTCAGCTCCCTCAAGGAGATCTCCAGCCTCACGGCTCTGCAGCGTCTCACCCTCAGCTTCAACGAGTTCACGCACCTCAAAGACCTAGCTCACATG ACCACCCTGGAGTTCTTGGACGCCAGCTACAACCACTTGGAAACTCTAGAAGGGATGAAGGGACTGATGAAACTGAAGGAGCTGGACGTTCGATGGAACCAGCTGTCCAACGCCAAGAAGGATGCCAGCGCTCTCCGACGCCACGCCCCGGCCCTGGCCAAGCTGGACACGCGATATAACTCCTGGATAAAGATACACCCGGCCCTCAAAAGT CCCAAAAGTGTTCGCATGACCATCCTGGGTCATCTGGTGAATCTCACCCATCTGGACGACATGCCGGTGACAGAGTCAGAGTCGACGACCGCTGCTCAGATCGCTGCCGGCTTTGAGATCAATCAG GCTGCGCTCCTGAGCCACTCCCGGGTGGACAAAGGTCGACCTCGGAGGCTCAGTCTGCTCTCCACGGCTCAGCTGCTGTGCACTCTGTGTCCGTCGCCGTGGGACGTGAAGAACCTGGAACCAGACTGGCCGGTGAAG ATCACTGCTCTGAATCTGGACAACCAGAGAATATCCAAGATCATGAACCTGAACCGACTCATCAACCTGCGCTGGGCGTCCTTCAATGACAACCTCATCTCTAAAGTGGAGGGGCTGGAATTCTGCCGCAAGTTAGAGGAGCTCTTCCTCAACAACAACTGCATCAGCAGCTTGGACG GCCTCCCGAAGCTCCCTCTGCTGAGCAAGCTCTGCGTGGACGGGAATCAGCTGTCCAGCCTGGACACGTCGGCTCTGGAGCAGATGCCCAGCATCCTGCTGCTGTCGGTGGACAACAACTGCATCACGTCGCTGCACGGCGTCCACAGGGCGCGCTCCCTGCTGGAGCTCTACGCCGGCAACAACCAGATCTCCACATCCCGCGACGTGCACTCGCTCAAG CAGGGACTACGGTGTCTCTCCATCCTGGACCTGCATGGAAACCCTCTGATCCAGAAACTGGAGAATTATCGCATGTATGTGATCTTCCATCTCCCCAGCATCAAGGCCCTGGACGGGTGTGCCGTG GACGAGACGGAGGTGAAGAGCTCTAAAGCCATTTTCCAGGGACGACTCAACACCGACATGGTGGTAGAGCAACTCGGACACAGCAACTACGGCAGCCTGTCTGAGCTCAGCCTGCAGTCCTGCTCCATCAG ACTCGTCGACTTGACTCCAGCCGAAGTCTTCGTCAACCTAGTCTCCATCAACTTGGACCACAACAGCCTGACGTCCTTCTCCGGCCTCATCTACCTGCCCAGCGTCAAG GTCCTGTCGCTGAACTACAACCACGTGGAGTCCATCCTACCGGTGCAGAAGTCCAGCAGGCACCTCCTGTACAGCAAGGTCAACTCCAGCGGCTACGGCCAGAGGAGTAACTCCAGGGGAAACAG GAAAGCCGGCCCCAGCGACGCCCTGGAGCCGCTGATGAGCAGCCTGGAGCTTCTGTCCCTCACGCACAATGGCATCGCCAATATGGCCAATCTGCAGCTCAGCAGGCTCACCAATCTCAAATCGCTCTTCCTGCAAG ATAACCAGATCCGGCAGGTAGAGGGCCTGGAGGGTCTCCaccagctgcaggagctggtgCTGGAGAGGAACTGGATCAAGACGGTGGCCCGGAACGCCTTCAGCTCACTGGACTCTCTGGTGGAGCTGAGACTTGCAGAGAACCGGCTCCGAGAGTTGAACCACCTCCAACCGCTGACGGAGCTGCGGAAGCTCCATCTGGACGCCAACAAGCTGCAG GACAGCACGGAGATAGACAAGCTGGAAGTGCTTCCCTCGCTGACCGAGCTGTCGCTTATTGGAAACCCT
- the lrrc9 gene encoding leucine-rich repeat-containing protein 9 isoform X6, which translates to MQTLSEEKVNAKRKDRSNDDILKELLHANGICYEKLGQEGGSISSLEIFFSGFPRIVGLSFFPNLCRLTIVGQEVKVIEGLKVCPLLEELWVVQCHLTEISGLHDSLQLKKLYLYENIISEIKNLDMLTNLEVLWLNNNQIRHIEGLKTLVRLKDLNLADNKISTIGHSLVPNINLQNLNLSGNKIRSFKELIMLTRLPNLTELLLKYPTSPPNPVCLLSNYTTHVLYHLPQLLHLDTYDVSSKEAKEAAESTVMKKIMYYNMRVHAAERSLEEMRLRLLEKKKTMSKLERELCRKSGNKDEGQRDRNDSNSSESLSRKILRKMDNLKERLVLWTRRMTENEEWFRREMVLATNMLRYTVKFLVMELENVGNILLEEGCSSDPWFTTCDELLLSRFTHLDYRPLGIVGIKTKRVVRVQNRDLRLRFEEKLHTVVTGGDAAHLMQNYRRRLEYLLHVPEAEPNKEMDTVLQIIEEGFKSAQDYQALGKEAAVPLSNSLFVTDKPRMDHALRQAWKNPTDPVAFKHGLVIFSKVFLGQSQPVRDSQPVNKANYPLAESVYRNVDSKQKNGLSKDAAKCLFDTPVTLIRRRHWFIFDHELVLPEYIVYFEYITEAQEQSDSLSGFVRLDKEVLNMDPVLKSQPKLSGLDEKILLHISGANLLSQIVVLNLHSCGLSSLKEISSLTALQRLTLSFNEFTHLKDLAHMTTLEFLDASYNHLETLEGMKGLMKLKELDVRWNQLSNAKKDASALRRHAPALAKLDTRYNSWIKIHPALKSPKSVRMTILGHLVNLTHLDDMPVTESESTTAAQIAAGFEINQQAALLSHSRVDKGRPRRLSLLSTAQLLCTLCPSPWDVKNLEPDWPVKITALNLDNQRISKIMNLNRLINLRWASFNDNLISKVEGLEFCRKLEELFLNNNCISSLDGLPKLPLLSKLCVDGNQLSSLDTSALEQMPSILLLSVDNNCITSLHGVHRARSLLELYAGNNQISTSRDVHSLKQGLRCLSILDLHGNPLIQKLENYRMYVIFHLPSIKALDGCAVDETEVKSSKAIFQGRLNTDMVVEQLGHSNYGSLSELSLQSCSIRLVDLTPAEVFVNLVSINLDHNSLTSFSGLIYLPSVKVLSLNYNHVESILPVQKSSRHLLYSKVNSSGYGQRSNSRGNRKAGPSDALEPLMSSLELLSLTHNGIANMANLQLSRLTNLKSLFLQDNQIRQVEGLEGLHQLQELVLERNWIKTVARNAFSSLDSLVELRLAENRLRELNHLQPLTELRKLHLDANKLQDSTEIDKLEVLPSLTELSLIGNPMSRYYLHRPVTVLRLNKLEVLDGKTISLEERSRAELLRVELPQDEQEERQPSQPGSKRQMYK; encoded by the exons ATGCAGACGCTTTCTGAGGAGAAAGTCAACGCCAAGAGAAAGGACCGGAGCAATGACGACATTCTTAAAGAGCTG CTCCACGCCAATGGAATCTGCTATGAGAAGCTCGGCCAGGAGGGCGGCAGCATTAGCTCTCTGGAGATCTTCTTCTCCGGCTTCCCCCGAATCGTCGGCCTGTCCTTCTTCCCCAACCTGTGTCGGCTCACCATCGTGGGCCAGGAAGTCAAAGTCATCGAGGGTCTGAAGgtttgccccctgctggaggagcTCTGGGTGGTCCAGTGTCACTTGACT GAGATCTCTGGCCTTCACGATTCACTGCAGCTGAAGAAACTCTACCTCTATGAAAACATCATCAGTGAAATCAAGAACTTGGACATGTTGACCAACCTGGAGGTTCTGTGGCTCAACAATAACCAGATCAGACACATCGAG GGGTTGAAGACACTTGTGCGACTGAAAGATCTGAATCTGGCTGACAACAAAATCTCCACCATTG GTCACAGCCTCGTCCCCAACATCAACCTTCAGAACCTCAATCTGTCCGGCAACAAGATCCGTTCCTTCAAG GAGCTGATCATGCTGACTCGTCTCCCTAACCTGACCGAGCTCTTGCTCAAGTACCCCACGTCGCCCCCCAACCCCGTCTGCCTGCTGTCCAACTACACCACCCACGTGCTCTACCACCTGCCGCAGCTGCTGCACCTGGACACCTACGACGTCTCTAGCAAGGAAGCCAAGGAGGCGGCCGAG TCAACAGTGATGAAGAAGATAATGTACTACAACATGCGGGTTCACGCTGCTGAGAGAAGTCTGGAGGAGATGCGGCTCAGgctgctggagaagaagaagaccatgTCCAAG CTAGAGCGGGAGCTCTGCAGGAAATCTGGCAACAAAGACGAAGGTCAGCGAGACAGGAACGACTCCAACAGCAGCGAGAGCCTCTCCAGGAAGATCCTGCGGAAGATGGACAACCTGAAGGAACGGCTGGTGCTATGGACGCGGAGGATGACCGA GAATGAAGAGTGGTTCAGGCGGGAGATGGTGCTTGCCACCAACATGCTGAGGTACACGGTGAAGTTCCTGGTGATGGAGCTGGAGAACGTCGGGAATATTCTCCTGGAGGAGGGATGCTCCTCTGACCCGTG GTTCACCACCTGTGACGAACTGCTGCTCTCCCGCTTCACTCACCTGGACTACAGGCCTCTCGGCATCGTCGGCATCAAAACCAAGAGGGTGGTCCGAGTCCAGAACCGCGACCTGCGACTTCGCTTTGAGGAAAAGCTCCACACGGTGGTCACCGGTGGTGACGCCGCCCACCTgatgca GAACTACCGGCGGCGCCTGGAGTACCTGCTGCATGTGCCGGAAGCCGAGCCCAACAAGGAGATGGACACTGTTCTGCAAATCATCGAGGAAGGGTTCAAGAGTGCTCAGGACTATCAG GCTTTAGGAAAAGAAGCTGCCGTTCCTTTGTCCAACAGTCTGTTTGTGACCGACAAACCCAGGATGGACCACGCGCTGCGCCAGGCCTGGAAGAACCCTACTGACCCGGTGGCCTTCAAACACG GTCTGGTCATCTTCTCCAAAGTGTTCCTGGGCCAGAGCCAGCCGGTGCGAGACAGCCAGCCGGTGAACAAGGCCAACTACCCTCTGGCCGAGTCGGTGTACCGGAACGTGGACTCCAAGCAGAAGAACGGTTTGAGTAAAG ACGCGGCCAAATGTCTCTTTGACACCCCGGTCACCCTCATCAGACGACGGCACTGGTTCATCTTCGACCACGAGCTGGTCCTCCCCGAGTACATCGTCTACTTTGAGTACATCACAGAG GCCCAGGAACAGTCCGACAGCCTCTCTGGCTTTGTGCGCCTGGACAAAGAAGTCCTCAACATGGATCCGGTTCTGAAATCGCAGCCCAAGCTGTCGGGTCTCGACGAGAAAATTCTCCTTCACATCAGCGGAGCGAACCTCCTGAGTCAGATCGTG GTTCTGAACCTCCACAGCTGTGGGCTCAGCTCCCTCAAGGAGATCTCCAGCCTCACGGCTCTGCAGCGTCTCACCCTCAGCTTCAACGAGTTCACGCACCTCAAAGACCTAGCTCACATG ACCACCCTGGAGTTCTTGGACGCCAGCTACAACCACTTGGAAACTCTAGAAGGGATGAAGGGACTGATGAAACTGAAGGAGCTGGACGTTCGATGGAACCAGCTGTCCAACGCCAAGAAGGATGCCAGCGCTCTCCGACGCCACGCCCCGGCCCTGGCCAAGCTGGACACGCGATATAACTCCTGGATAAAGATACACCCGGCCCTCAAAAGT CCCAAAAGTGTTCGCATGACCATCCTGGGTCATCTGGTGAATCTCACCCATCTGGACGACATGCCGGTGACAGAGTCAGAGTCGACGACCGCTGCTCAGATCGCTGCCGGCTTTGAGATCAATCAG CAGGCTGCGCTCCTGAGCCACTCCCGGGTGGACAAAGGTCGACCTCGGAGGCTCAGTCTGCTCTCCACGGCTCAGCTGCTGTGCACTCTGTGTCCGTCGCCGTGGGACGTGAAGAACCTGGAACCAGACTGGCCGGTGAAG ATCACTGCTCTGAATCTGGACAACCAGAGAATATCCAAGATCATGAACCTGAACCGACTCATCAACCTGCGCTGGGCGTCCTTCAATGACAACCTCATCTCTAAAGTGGAGGGGCTGGAATTCTGCCGCAAGTTAGAGGAGCTCTTCCTCAACAACAACTGCATCAGCAGCTTGGACG GCCTCCCGAAGCTCCCTCTGCTGAGCAAGCTCTGCGTGGACGGGAATCAGCTGTCCAGCCTGGACACGTCGGCTCTGGAGCAGATGCCCAGCATCCTGCTGCTGTCGGTGGACAACAACTGCATCACGTCGCTGCACGGCGTCCACAGGGCGCGCTCCCTGCTGGAGCTCTACGCCGGCAACAACCAGATCTCCACATCCCGCGACGTGCACTCGCTCAAG CAGGGACTACGGTGTCTCTCCATCCTGGACCTGCATGGAAACCCTCTGATCCAGAAACTGGAGAATTATCGCATGTATGTGATCTTCCATCTCCCCAGCATCAAGGCCCTGGACGGGTGTGCCGTG GACGAGACGGAGGTGAAGAGCTCTAAAGCCATTTTCCAGGGACGACTCAACACCGACATGGTGGTAGAGCAACTCGGACACAGCAACTACGGCAGCCTGTCTGAGCTCAGCCTGCAGTCCTGCTCCATCAG ACTCGTCGACTTGACTCCAGCCGAAGTCTTCGTCAACCTAGTCTCCATCAACTTGGACCACAACAGCCTGACGTCCTTCTCCGGCCTCATCTACCTGCCCAGCGTCAAG GTCCTGTCGCTGAACTACAACCACGTGGAGTCCATCCTACCGGTGCAGAAGTCCAGCAGGCACCTCCTGTACAGCAAGGTCAACTCCAGCGGCTACGGCCAGAGGAGTAACTCCAGGGGAAACAG GAAAGCCGGCCCCAGCGACGCCCTGGAGCCGCTGATGAGCAGCCTGGAGCTTCTGTCCCTCACGCACAATGGCATCGCCAATATGGCCAATCTGCAGCTCAGCAGGCTCACCAATCTCAAATCGCTCTTCCTGCAAG ATAACCAGATCCGGCAGGTAGAGGGCCTGGAGGGTCTCCaccagctgcaggagctggtgCTGGAGAGGAACTGGATCAAGACGGTGGCCCGGAACGCCTTCAGCTCACTGGACTCTCTGGTGGAGCTGAGACTTGCAGAGAACCGGCTCCGAGAGTTGAACCACCTCCAACCGCTGACGGAGCTGCGGAAGCTCCATCTGGACGCCAACAAGCTGCAG GACAGCACGGAGATAGACAAGCTGGAAGTGCTTCCCTCGCTGACCGAGCTGTCGCTTATTGGAAACCCT